The following proteins come from a genomic window of Megalobrama amblycephala isolate DHTTF-2021 linkage group LG1, ASM1881202v1, whole genome shotgun sequence:
- the LOC125265635 gene encoding transcription factor Sox-9-A-like, which yields MNLFDSYLKMSDEQDKSLSDAPSPSMSEDSAGSPCPSGSGSDSENTRAEQHLREFKKDEEDKFPVCIRDAVSQVLKGYDWTLVPMPVRVNGSSKNKPHVKRPMNAFMVWAQAARRKLADQYPHLHNAELSKTLGKLWRLLNEGEKRPFVEEAERLRVQHKKDHPDYKYQPRRRKSVKNGQTEAEDGEQTHISPNAIFKALQQADSPASSMGEVHSPGDHSGQSQGPPTPPTTPKTDLPSSKADLKREGRPLQEGIDFGAVDIGELSSDVISNMEPFDVNEFDQYLPPHGHPGIPASNSAQAYSAGYGLSSQAGGAAAHGWMSKQQQHSLSTMANGGEQSQGQQRTQIKTEQLSPSHYSERQGSPQHVTYGSFNLQHYSTSYPSIGRTQYEYAEHQSPANSYYSHATGQYPAFSYMSPSQRPMYTPIADTTGVASVPQAHSPQHWEQQPVYTQLSRP from the exons ATGAATCTCTTCGACTCCTACCTGAAAATGAGCGACGAGCAGGACAAGAGTCTCTCCGACGCGCCCAGCCCGAGCATGTCCGAGGATTCGGCCGGGTCTCCGTGTCCCTCCGGATCTGGGTCGGACAGCGAGAACACCCGAGCGGAGCAGCACCTGAGAGAGTTTAAAAAGGACGAGGAGGACAAGTTCCCCGTGTGTATCAGAGACGCGGTGTCGCAGGTTCTGAAGGGGTATGACTGGACCCTGGTGCCCATGCCTGTCCGAGTCAACGGCTCCAGTAAGAACAAACCGCACGTGAAGAGACCCATGAACGCGTTCATGGTTTGGGCTCAAGCCGCGCGCAGGAAACTGGCGGATCAGTATCCGCACCTACACAACGCCGAGCTCAGCAAAACCCTCGGGAAACTCTGGAG ACTACTGAATGAGGGAGAGAAGCGTCCGTTTGTGGAGGAGGCCGAGCGTCTGAGGGTCCAGCACAAGAAAGACCACCCTGACTACAAGTACCAGCCCAGGCGGAGAAAATCCGTCAAGAACGGCCAAACCGAAGCCGAGGATGGCGAGCAGACCCACATCTCTCCTAACGCCATATTCAAAGCCCTGCAGCAGGCCGACTCTCCCGCGTCCAGCATGGGTGAAGTGCACTCCCCCGGAGACCACTCAG GTCAGTCCCAAGGTCCCCCCACACCTCCTACAACGCCCAAAACAGATCTGCCATCCAGCAAAGCTGACTTGAAGCGCGAAGGCCGTCCGCTGCAGGAGGGCATCGACTTTGGGGCAGTAGATATCGGCGAGCTGAGCAGTGACGTCATCTCCAACATGGAGCCTTTCGATGTCAACGAGTTTGACCAGTACCTGCCTCCTCACGGGCACCCAGGGATCCCGGCCTCCAACAGCGCGCAGGCGTACTCCGCCGGCTACGGGCTCAGCTCTCAAGCCGGAGGGGCCGCAGCCCACGGCTGGATGTCCAAACAGCAGCAGCACTCGTTGAGCACGATGGCCAACGGCGGCGAGCAGAGCCAAGGCCAGCAGAGGACACAGATCAAGACCGAGCAGCTGAGTCCCAGCCACTACAGCGAGCGGCAGGGTTCCCCGCAGCACGTCACCTACGGCTCCTTCAACCTGCAGCACTACAGCACCTCCTACCCCTCCATTGGCCGCACGCAGTACGAGTACGCCGAGCACCAGAGTCCCGCCAACTCCTACTACAGCCACGCCACGGGCCAGTACCCCGCTTTCAGCTACATGAGCCCCAGCCAGAGGCCCATGTACACCCCTATCGCCGACACGACAGGCGTCGCGTCCGTGCCACAGGCCCACAGCCCACAGCACTGGGAGCAGCAGCCGGTCTACACCCAACTGTCCCGGCCATGA